A single genomic interval of Arachis duranensis cultivar V14167 chromosome 7, aradu.V14167.gnm2.J7QH, whole genome shotgun sequence harbors:
- the LOC107457976 gene encoding probable transcription factor At1g61730 has translation MAKQKQVAPEDSDDEPQVPRPQPEQEDSSEEEEAATSSDEDEDTDQGEDEPRKPQPQKVSKPSSYSSKPSPKLKSQPSASGSKRAAENSIDDSKQPKRGKKAQEDNAVGSVEEDPQKSKSLFQRVFSEEDEIGILKGLSEFIAKTGKEPYKCADEFYDFMKGSNLIRANVSCMQLKEKIRRLKKKFENILLKEKNGKGTTLKPHELEALQLGKNVWGHDGRGGEAVLNETAKKDTVNNEKAAKKALVPHSKGKAEAKSKLNSEPLDSNEGRRMSEFSVTSLALTSMLRYDGTFGKPFGEDYIRKGIELLGVSKREDIEARWRKFKDAENKLYVEIAEFYAEQAKLIYQANSSSSS, from the coding sequence ATGGCGAAGCAGAAGCAAGTCGCTCCTGAAGACTCTGACGACGAACCGCAGGTTCCCAGGCCTCAGCCCGAACAAGAAGATAGCagcgaggaagaagaagcagcaactTCATCTGACGAGGACGAAGACACAGACCAAGGCGAAGATGAACCCAGGAAGCCTCAACCGCAAAAGGTTTCCAAACCCTCGTCATATTCTTCTAAACCCTCTCCAAAGTTGAAGTCTCAACCTTCGGCTTCCGGGTCAAAGCGCGCAGCTGAAAACAGTATCGACGACTCGAAGCAACCAAAACGTGGGAAGAAGGCACAGGAGGATAACGCCGTCGGCTCCGTTGAAGAGGATCCGCAGAAATCCAAATCCCTCTTTCAGAGGGTTTTCAGCGAGGAAGATGAGATAGGTATCTTGAAAGGCCTGTCTGAGTTCATCGCGAAAACAGGGAAGGAACCCTATAAATGCGCTGATGAATTTTACGATTTTATGAAGGGATCGAATTTGATTCGGGCAAATGTATCATGCATGCAACTGAAGGAGAAGATCCGCCGGCTGAAGAAGAAGTTTGAGAACATCCTACTAAAAGAGAAGAACGGCAAGGGGACAACCTTAAAGCCGCACGAGTTGGAAGCACTTCAGTTGGGAAAGAATGTTTGGGGCCACGATGGCCGTGGCGGTGAAGCAGTGCTCAACGAAACTGCGAAAAAGGATACAGTTAATAATGAGAAGGCTGCGAAGAAGGCGCTAGTGCCCCATTCAAAAGGAAAAGCTGAAGCAAAGTCCAAACTAAATTCTGAACCTTTGGATTCAAATGAAGGTAGAAGGATGAGTGAATTTTCTGTGACTAGTTTAGCTTTGACTTCAATGTTGAGGTACGATGGGACTTTTGGTAAGCCTTTCGGTGAAGATTATATTAGAAAGGGAATAGAGTTACTTGGAGTCTCAAAGAGGGAAGACATCGAGGCTAGGTGGAGAAAGTTCAAAGACGCTGAAAATAAATTGTATGTGGAGATAGCTGAATTCTACGCCGAACAGGCTAAGTTGATATATCAAGCAAATAGCTCGTCGTCCTCCTAG